The genomic region TTGTAGGTTTGTAATGGCTTTTCAGACATATGCTAGTTATGGCAGTTGGCTTTGATTTTTTGGAGTAATATCCCAGCTACATCCTCAATAGGGATTAGTTGAGAATACTTAGTTGCCCTTTCTACCAATTCTACCTTACCCTCTTTTATTGCCCTCCCCGTAACAAGACGATAAGGTATGCCAATCAAGTCGGCATCTTTGAATTTTACCCCTGCCCTTTCGTCTCTGTCATCCAAAAGAGTTTCGATGCCTGCCTCATTGAGACGATGGTAGATGTCTTCTGCCGCCTTTACCTGCAGGGGGTCTGTGACATTTGGGATTACTATTATAACATGATAGGGGGCAATAGCCACAGGCCAGATAATACCGTCTGAATCATGGGATTGTTCAACTGCCGCCTGGGCGAGACGGGAGACACCAATACCATAACACCCCATTATAA from Geminocystis sp. M7585_C2015_104 harbors:
- a CDS encoding proline--tRNA ligase, which gives rise to IMGCYGIGVSRLAQAAVEQSHDSDGIIWPVAIAPYHVIIVIPNVTDPLQVKAAEDIYHRLNEAGIETLLDDRDERAGVKFKDADLIGIPYRLVTGRAIKEGKVELVERATKYSQLIPIEDVAGILLQKIKANCHN